In the genome of Brachypodium distachyon strain Bd21 chromosome 3, Brachypodium_distachyon_v3.0, whole genome shotgun sequence, the window agtacttgctaatggccatcaacaagttctccaagtgggtggaagtggagacagtgcggaaggtgaccgctcatgcagccatcaaattcttcaagggcattgtgtgccggtttggtgtgcctgaCGGCATCATCACCTACAATGTCACACAATTtacgagcgccgtgttccaagcctactgcgaggacatgggcaccaagatccactttgCTTatgttgctcacccaaggagcaacggacaggtgGAGCGAACCAatgcagaggtgctgcgggggctcaagacgagaacctttgacaagctcaaaggccacgggaaacactgggtcgaagaactccagcctgtgctctggtcaatcaggaccacacctagccgggcaacaggtgaaactcctttcgcccttgtctacggggcagaagcggtgctgcccctcgagctcaagcatggatcccatcgagtacgcgcgtacggcaaccatagccaacacgatcagagggttgacgatctaaacttcatcgaagaacttcgatgccgggcagCTGGGCGGGCtgcacgctaccagcagggactccgccgttaccatgacaggcgggtccgtccccgggagctcgagatcTGAGACCTtatcctgcgccggatacaaggaacgaaggccgggaacaagctggctccgaaatgggaggggcccttccgggtagtgcaggtaacCGGGCCGGGGGCtatccggctggaaaccgaagaaggcttgccggtgcaaaacagttggaaccttgagcacttgcgtaagttctacccgtgaagcggcggagcccgacccacaggtgatgctccagcagcatgcctctcgaactagtgtagccgggcaacccccgattgtaaaccactagtttctatgaataaagataagtgctttcCTCTGAGTTTCATGTTGTCTcgattatttgcatgtttttttcttctgtctcctttAGGTGCAGAGAAGTCTCGTTAcatccttggttgtgagcagggggctgccggagcctcgaaaacaaaaacccgttgccggatcgctccggcacgggcccatgccgttgccgggctcccctcAACGCGCATCACACAGAAGCTGCGTCCTGGAAtggaagagtgctcacacccaagtttggtatcgatcCTTCTGTGCACGgtggctgggaggcaggagggttacCTGTGCTCTATCTGTGTTGCgtcttttttcgtgcatttcgaaaaaaaattgcagcatcttggGCTCGGTAAggatctgacatgcaggacaAGGACGGAACTGCGCGCACGGTGATGCTCATGGAGCTCACGGGCCGTGTCATTTAGCGGTAGCCAATGGTGCATGGCGACCGCTTCGAGGTTCTTACCGCACTTCAAGGTTCTTGCTGCAGGAGGGTGTCACCATTTGTGCCAGCCCGCATGGTGGCGAGATTCTTCACcacgcctataaaagggcgtgATGGCCATGGAGCAACTCAGAGTGAAGCTAAGAAGATACCTgcgaaggcgagggaggccgcggaggcacggtggtggtgcatgccattagccctcgcttgggtacactgccaccgtgcccttgTCGCATCCCTCCAGCGGGTGTACCTAAGGTGGTTCCGAGGCAAGGGCTGCCACGGGGACGCTGTGGTGGAGCCGCCATCAGTGCTtggtgccggcggcggtcctgccacagcgttcctgccgcatccctccagccaGCGTTCCAAGTGCGAGAACAaacagctaagtgcatgatCCTAGCCACCTAGCTTTCTGACACTTAACAttggctcgttggtgtggcTCGAGTCCTGTgtgtggctggggtgttagaaAGACGCTTGTGGGGGCAGTGCGCTCTtcatgcggcttgcgggtccgtcccgtgggcgcgtgcttgggagtagctatcccgcaagcggagtggctcgccgctgctacttgaccccaggtcggcagtgcgggtccgtcccgggtccttGGTCCAGTTAACTGTGTGGCGCGCGAGCCCCcgacaacacaaggcataacacacgGAAGTCagaagatccaccccgcgagtcaattCCGGGAACAAGAAgcaagtaccaagtagaacAAGAAAGCGAAATTCATAGAAACAGTGAACGATTACATAgactaataaaacatcaattgttcaacggcgccaagcacgatacttgcaggaatcaaGAACAAAGACACAAAGATAAAACGAGGACCGGCAGGGGGCGGCAGCGACTAGTTGCCGGGGTCTTCAGCCGGGGGCTCCGCCTCTGGCTCCGGCTTCGGCTTCCTTTGCatccggtccaccacctcctcgacGAACCTGCTCACCGCCTTGCAGTGAGTAgggccgtcctcgccgtctgaccaggcgtccagcaacgtctcgaaggggaagtccgggtggtggaggtgcacccgagggaggatcgtctcagcgatctccctggcgcacgaggctatctccccgtcgcagaacttggatatccacacgtcgagcgccccgagcttccccaccatgtcggagaagaacgggatcagcgtgctgatgtccgtgccgtccacctgcacggcctgcagctcgaactgcGGTAGCAGGTCGCGAACCACCTGGGCGATCCCGAGCAGCCTCACGGTCTCCCTCCGGCGCTactccaccagcttggcgtgGTTGCCGCGTGCCAGCGCCACAACATGCTTGGCCTAGCGGAGGAGTTCCGCTTGCCGCGAGATCTCCGtggccttggccacgttgtcctcgcccatcttgacgagctcgcccCGGGCAGTGGTCAATTCGGAGTCGAGTTGGGCGCTCCTTTCCTTGGTGgaattgagctccttctctcgcCGTGCCAACGCCGCTGCCAcgtcctccgcggccttggtCTGCTCCTCTAGCTTGGTGCGCAGCCcctggagctgggagaggtagctgctgaccagctcgctcttctcgttgaggcgagcttgggccgtagcgagcacctcctcgtgctccctgttggccttctcctgcgctgcggccagcgagtccagagCTTGCTAgtgctcggcgcgctgggcctccagttgctgatggagctccgcctcggggacgaccggcGCTACGGCTTCAtccctggcctgccgggccaggcgcgtctcctcccgtagccgggagagctcttgccgttcCCTCTCGACGGCTTGCCGCACTTCGCCGAGCTGGCCCTTCGCGAGTTCGTGGCGCTCCTTCACTTGGTTGaatgaggtgacgaacgccagctgctgctccttgatggcgtcaaggaactggtgcccccaATCGTAGACGCTTGGATCctaggtgattgggtcccaagtcgccccggcAGGGATGCCGAGGTCTGGGCCGAAGGTAGCGGCTGATGACGACaaggcccccgccgccactgttTGGCCGGGGGGAGCGTCGTCCGCTTGCAGCGGAGCCGCCTGTTGCTcccctgccgcagcctcctccacaCTCACGCCCATAGGTTGCGGAGCTAGTGGagttgccgcgcccccggcaggagaCGCCTCTTGCTGGGCGGCCGCGAGATCCGCGCCTTCGGCCTACGTGGCCAGggacgcgccgccgagccccGCCTCGGTAGCGATGGTGGGCGCCGCCACTGTTGTGTCCGGCACAGTGGAGCTTGGCGCGGGAGCCGCCTCTGGCCCCTCCCTCATCTCCGCATCCTCGACGTCGGAGCCGAGATCGACCACCGCATCGCCCGTTCTCGCTGCGGGCGCGGTGGGGGCTGcgacaaagaaaaaattagAACTTAAAGCTAAATTGAGGTACCCGGCGACGGACGCGAGGAATCTCTGAgagagtaccttgcggggccgccgtgcctgcgggaggagcctcctcccccttcgtcccggcttctgctgccgggCCGCCCGCCACGAGCTGGATTTCGCCTACGGGTCAGGGAGGCGGTACGGTTGCGGGTCAGTGGGCGGAGGAAACATAAACAATGGAACCAGAAGAGGGATtagtacctgttgccggctcctcctccactgggattgggtcggcggcgggcgcgttGGCGGCGCCACCAGCCCCCGCGCTGGCCGAGTCGGCGTTGGCAtgggcccgggtgcgcggcttcttgctcggcaCGGCGGGTGGCGAGTCGGCCctcccctcttgccggctcccgttggggtgccgtccttcggggggttgagcttgaactcgtagccccggaagagcccccgctTGGGCGAGGCTGTGGGCGCCCGTGGGGTTGCTGCACCCCCGGTCGCCGCGGAAGCCGCCACGGCGCTTGCGGTCACTGCGGAGGTGGCCGCTACTGCGGGCGCTCTTGATCTACGCAGGATCAGGGGtgcgtcgtcctcgtcctcctcctcttccactGCGGGGAGGACCGCTCGGGTCCCGGCAACTTGACCCGCCTCGTCACTGAAAGACTCGAGGTCGGGCCAGCTGAGCTCCGACTCTCCCTCACTCTCCTCGACCACCCGCTTCCCACGGGTTGCGGGTGGAAGGGGTCGCAGGGTCCGAGCAGGAGATTctgacatcagcccccactcatTGCAAGGCGGGTAGCTGCTGATGATGTGGTGCTGCCCCTGGACGCTGGAGTGGAAGGAGGGAGCCCCCGGTGAAGGGGGCATCTTCGtcggtgatccccttcacccactccCGGATCGCATCCGGGGCCACGCCCCCGTTCTGGAGGCGGGTGGTGTCCCTGgggcccgtgtacatccacacgAGGCGGGAGCGCAGCTGCAGCGCCGGCTGATggaggtgcgcgccacgtcgaggtcggtgagccctgctagccgcagggccttgatcctcTCAACGAGGGCGAGGAGCTCGGCGTCACAGCTGTAACGGTCCCGCCAGCAGCCATTGGTCACCTCCtcgggttcctccacgcgaacccagcaccagtccgtgCGCCATTCCtatcgatcttcttctccgaccagacgatgaactctgacttcatccggtcacgggcgcggaacaccacccccgacgacatcgcctccgcctgctcgacgcgcgggtagaagtagtgccagaataatgccaccgacggcatcactcTGATGaacccctcgcagaggaactggaagacggcgaggaggaagagggaggtggggtggagctgcgccacccgaaGCTGGTACGGCTCcatgagcgcgtggaggaacaaggAGTACGGAGGCACCAACctggcgaggatgaagcgtgcgaacacccggaagtcgttctcctggtgctcggcgccggcggggaagatgagagtCTCCCCATACTCGTTGAACCgagaggcgacggcgtgccggaccttgtccagcccCTCAccattgtagccgggccggaagaaggcgtgCGTGGCCCTCAGCGCCCgtttcttctggtccttctccgagatGGGTTTCTTGGGAGCCTTCTCGCTCTTGCCGGCCGCGgaactcttggagcctttccatTTCCTAGGAGcggtgggcgccatggggaacgtgGGCGGAAGCTAGTAGGTGCACAAGGAAGCTaggggatgaggaggaaaggttggggggctaagtgtttgctcctcagcgcagCGGTGGGGTCTTATAACGCCCCGACGCTAAGCAACGTTcacatccgcaccctacgggtgtgCTGGGGATAACTACGCTTCAAGAGGGTAGTGCagggcgtggccttaaccacccgtgtttaagggggaggttaggacggaaatctcgcgcccactactttGCCCGTAACGGCAGAGTCCCCGGAGCAGCGCATAGACAGGGACCCGAAACagctcgggacccacgcgttggttaagggcgtagcgcGGCAACCGCACAGGGAAGATTTCACCCGGGAACAGATGTTGCCGgtccacgcccgggggctactgtcgcaccagtggcacccggggtaccgcCGCcacatgacgcgtgggccacctcgcttgctccccggaaAGATCGCACCCCGGGTAGCACcacacaagctgcccggcaagtcaccagcccggcagggctagccgggctgcggggattgccctggagggcagcgagagaattcccgcctggcCGCTTCCCGAggaggtcacttgccgggaagggcgttCTCGGGCGTAGGCACCCGTTACAAGAGCGGGACCAAGCGGGCAGGAcaacgacgccacgtggccgctcagcgggctccctgtgcgcagggctcgtcagggcgaggagtgaagcacctgtggtatcccttttagtataaaaggaggaccattgccaacggtcaaggggttcggtTCGGCTCGGTTCGGTTTTCTTTTACTAGTTTTggccagaaatagcaagtagctcttagcagaaaaggagagaacgcccgggaactcccccggcaacctatAAACCCTTGTTCACTGGTTAATAAGAACGttgaagcaggacgtaggattttacacctcagggtggcccgaacctaggtaaaaactATTGTGTGCATcctcacgcttgacattggcttggccggcgatcgccgaagcgatccccgacgccatctgccgaacctaaaagggggtgccgctcacccccggtgtctacgccccgggctacgacaccCCCCCTTCCATGTTTAAATGCCAGCCCTTCAAATGTCTCCTGACCCTTCTGGCCTTCTCCTGCCACTTATCCATATCATACTTACAAAAAGTATCACCTGACCAACTCTTCTTAACCAGATCATGGAAACCCTCTCTCTCCACCCAAGAATTCTCAAATCTAAAGATATTGCTATGTGGTGGGTCAACTCCAGAAGACAGCAACAAAGGCACATGATCAGAAAGATCCCTGTTCAGCCCAGTCACAGTTGCTAGAGGAAAAGAAAGCTCCCAACCTGTACTAACCAAAATCCTGTCCAACTTCTCAAAAGTGGGGTCCTCTTGATTGTTAGCCCAAGTGAACAATCTCCCCTGAAGAGGCATCTCTTTCAACCCACTAGTTTCAATAATGGAATTGAAAAGATGACTCCATTTATCAAGAGAACAGGGTTTATTCTTTTCACAAGTTTTCCTAATGATATTGAAATCACCACCTATGACAGCAGGGCCCTGCAGTTTATTGCATAATTGTGCAAATTCTAACAGGAAACCCTCCTTAAATTCAGGCTGAGCTAGTCCATAAACCACCACAAGATGCCACTTATATTGGGAATGTTTATCCATAAAGTGCATACAAATGAAGTGTTCCCCAAGTTCAGAATCCAAAACAGCACATGAATCAGAATTCACACCTAAAAGTAGCCCACCAGATCTACCTTTAGGATTTACAGAGAGCCACTCAAAGTTTCTAGGACTAGATATACATCTGAGCCATTGTGAAGAGGGATCATTCTTCATAATCTCTCCAAGACCAATGAAGTGAGCCCCCTGTTCAACAACCATTTCTCTCAAGAAGCTTTGTTTTTCAGGGCTTCCCAAACCCCTACAGTTCCAAAAGATCCCTATCATAAACTAAGTCTTTGGCTTAGGGGGCCTCCCCCTTTTTTTGGCTGGCTCAACCCTATAAACAGGGGAGCACAGCTTGACAATCTTATTTCTAGGTTTAGTTAGCTTAACCTGATCCTGGTTAGCATTAATTCCAGAAACAAGATTATCATTCTCATCACACAACAAATCCTCAACTTCCTCTGTTAACAGCTCGAACTGCCCAGTATCTAAAGGAGCAGCATATTCTTATCTTTACCTCCTTCTCTAAACAAGTATAATCTTGActctttcaattttttaatAACATCAATAAGTTCTAAAGATTGATCAGAACTAGCACAAGAAACACCTAAATTCTCAGTCAAATTCACTAAGAAGCTAGTATCAGAGTTAAGGACAGTAGGAATACAAGAGACAGAAACAGCACCTGAAAATGGAGTTCTTAGCTTCAGCACGCTTCATGGCCAAATCAGTTCTGTCAGCATCCTCTTGCCCTTTGAGCCTTTCACAACGCCTCCTTTCCGGAGGTAGAgttgctttctttttcttctcattcAGCCCAGCCAGTTTACTATCCTTCTCAGTTTCAGCTTCAGCAGTTGAAGTCAGTTTAACTTGCATTGTTTTCTTCACTTTGGTAGCAAAAGATTCTTGAGAATCAGGTTGCTCAACCTCCTGAGAAAAATGCACTCTCTCCTGGCTGCTGCCCAGAATCTCATCATCCACATTCCCCAAGCCAACATCATCCATTCCAGTCAGAGCATGACCATTTCCATCTACAGGGAGATCCAAGTGATCATCTGGAATTTCCTCAACAGCCATTTCACCAGACACTATCAGATTAGTTGTAGGGCCAGCCACGGGAAGTACTGGTGAAGTAGCAGCCACAACAGGAACACCCCCAGCTGTCAGATTTTGAGGCAGAATGTCACTAACTCCCACggatttagtttttttctgTCTGTCGGACATATTTGCTTCACTGGCCCTTTTCTGAGAAATCTCCAAGGTACCTGAGATGATCACTTCCTCCACAGAGAAGTGAATATCATACATGTCTGGAGGCACACTAAAGTCAAGAGTCAAAGGAAATTTAGCAATACTCTTCACATCCACTTTAAATCTCACTAAACCAAGCTCTTCCAGCATCTGCATATCAACCTGATGAACAACCCCAATGAGAGAGCCAACCTCAGAAATGCCCCTAAAGTTCTTCATATCTTTTGGAACACCCTCTGCCCGAGCCCAAATGGAGAATAGGCAGCCTTTGGTTTGACCTCGCTGGACGCTCTCACAACGTTGATGTAAGCATTAGTACCTTTTAGCCgaaaatcctcaaaatccaCTAGCAGATTAAGCTGAGCCGCAGAGGGGAAATTGACAAGGAAAGCTTTGCCTCTAGGAACAGCAGTCCAATGCCACGTACCAGGGATATGGCGCTCCAATCCTTCTTGAAGCATAGATGCATGAAGAGTGCCTCTAGTGACTTGAATCAGCCCAAGCGTCGAAGCACGCTCCTCACGCTTCGAGGGCTTGGCATGTTGAGCAGCAAAGAATCCCTGTTCTGGCGTCCGCAAACCAACAGGCTGCATCAGAGGTTTTGGCTGACTCGGCCACACACAACAAGAGGTAATATGTGTAGATTTCTCACAGGTCAGGCAGAAAACCTCGGTTGAGCAATCCTTAGAATTGTGCCTAGAGACCCCACACTTGTAGCACATCGCCGGTCTATTCTAACCAAAAGCAGCATCAGAAGCAATTACCTGTGTGGAGGAACGAACTGCACCCGATGTACCCACAGGTatccccgccgccgacaaggGTTGGCCCGCCGCACCACCACTGGAAGGCTTCTTCTGCCACTGGCCCTCCTTAGCCATAGCAGGCTGCACCAGGCGACCCAAGCTTCCACCCTCACCCGAACCACCTCCAACTCCACCGCCAGCTGCACACGGCGGTTCACGAGATGGTGGCTGAGATCCACCAACAACCACACTGGGGCGGCGTCCTAGATCCCCACCCATGCACTGGCCATGACCCGCCATCTTCCTCCGTCGCGTAGGCCTGTTTCGATGCCGCTTGACGGGTGGTGGAGAGAGCAAGACCTCCTTGTAGGAGCAACgttctccccccccccctccgcctgcgccgccgcttgATCTAAGGCTGGAGGGGAAACTCGGGGAGCTGGATACACAAACCGGCTCGGGAGGTCTTCCTGGAGCTGAATCTGGATCGAGCCGACCATTGTAGAAGCTGGTCAAACCGAATCCATCAGGGGCTCCTGACAAGCACCCCCACTAGGTCCATCGCAGCCGACAACGTGTCGCCAATCGACAAGCGCAGCGGCGGGCGAAAATGATCCACCCGTTGGCGCCATTGGCCCGACGGGAGCTCCACATCCTCCGCTGAATTCACCATTCTCAGGTCCTCCTCAACAACCAAGTCAGGCTATGTAGGCTTCATCGGCAAGCCAATCGACTGATACATCCACCAGTTACCAGTCGGGATCGGAGATCTCCCCTCAGGCAGGGAAGAGATTTCCAGAGAGCGCCTCTCATCATCCGAAACCGAGGCACAAGAGAACTCAGAGCAAGTTTCAGCAGCAGAGACCAAATCCGCATCCGATCGGCGAGACACTGGCAACATACCAGGTGTCAACCACCAAAGCGAGTCACCCAGCCTGgatgccgccgccttccccaaCCCTTCCAACGAACTCAACGAGGAATCCACCGCAAACGCCGAAGAGGATGCGTCCACATCCCCCATCTGCGCAGACTCAATCCACACACGATGACAGGGGAACTCCAGCATCAGGCCCGAGACCACCGCATGATCACCGTGCAGGACCGTCTCATCAATGGGGGATCCATCCACGTCAAGGAGCAGGATACGTCCCGAGACGTAGAGGAGAAGGAAGCCCGGGTAGGTTGAGGGGGGATAACGGAGGAGAATCGCATAACGCGCCGACCACCGCCATGGAACCCTCTCATCACAACTCGGAACGCCCCCCATCCCGTCAAGGGCCCTTCCCACTCCAACTTCAAGATAACGTCTAGTCTCTCAAAGATACCGATAAGGATGTGCGTGTGTTCACAAGAATGAGTATATATTTTATGAGCATTTGCGTTTAtaccaactttttttttcttcagataCTCAGTTAGTTAGTTAGTTAATTTCTAGACCGGTGATACTGATACCCCGATTGGCCGATTCacttcaaaataaaacacaTCCAGGCCAgcttggtcaaaaaaaaaagagaacacaTCCAGGCCGCAGATCCAGAGGCCCAGTTGCTGCAGCTCTAGTGCGAAACTGAAACTGGAAGACGAAGCTCACATCCGCTCGGCCCGCTTCCCTCTGCCCTCTCCTCCCCCAATTGGGAGGGTAAAGCCCTTCGCTGCTTAAACCCCGACCgcacacgccgccgccgccggcaccggcaagcct includes:
- the LOC106866342 gene encoding uncharacterized protein LOC106866342 isoform X2 encodes the protein MKNFRGISEVGSLIGVVHQVDMQMLEELGLVRFKVDVKSIAKFPLTLDFSVPPDMYDIHFSVEEVIISGTLEISQKRASEANMSDRQKKTKSVGVSDILPQNLTAGGVPVVAATSPVLPVAGPTTNLIVSGEMAVEEIPDDHLDLPVDGNGHALTGMDDVGLGNVDDEILGSSQERVHFSQEVEQPDSQESFATKVKKTMQVKLTSTAEAETEKDSKLAGLNEKKKKATLPPERRRCERLKGQEDADRTDLAMKRAEAKNSIFRKLKGERDISFGELAYSLFAQR
- the LOC106866342 gene encoding uncharacterized protein LOC106866342 isoform X1; its protein translation is MKNFRGISEVGSLIGVVHQVDMQMLEELGLVRFKVDVKSIAKFPLTLDFSVPPDMYDIHFSVEEVIISGTLEISQKRASEANMSDRQKKTKSVGVSDILPQNLTAGGVPVVAATSPVLPVAGPTTNLIVSGEMAVEEIPDDHLDLPVDGNGHALTGMDDVGLGNVDDEILGSSQERVHFSQEVEQPDSQESFATKVKKTMQVKLTSTAEAETEKDSKLAGLNEKKKKATLPPERRRCERLKGQEDADRTDLAMKRAEAKNSIFRKNEDAEAWRWGCGSLSKSSPMHMQSDMVGGLLSRQSQQVEGERKSIEMTLLQGDGGCVCCFCN